One window from the genome of Oncorhynchus gorbuscha isolate QuinsamMale2020 ecotype Even-year linkage group LG14, OgorEven_v1.0, whole genome shotgun sequence encodes:
- the vtg3 gene encoding vitellogenin 3, phosvitinless — protein sequence MVNIGRGMPNLAESGVRLVCKVKIIGVSAHTFLLRVSNLNFEEFNGIPGKNEFEASPKLTKRIAAELSKPFMFEYAKGRVGDIRTSAEISETIVNIVRGILGFFQVTVKTTQRVYELEEIGIHGLCQSTYANEEDANSQELSVTQIVDINNCKKKAAICRGMALAVDNKLSKERGDSVISTVRYVYTVKPTVDGGLIKKAHALERQHFSPFNVKGGNSKLQAKKELVLLSVTDTVVTPAVGPMISRGNLVYKFVKVLAQIPILMKKLDDPVHKIADMIKRLAQANIYQTDSATSEDVVVLFQLLRVTSLENHEVLWKQLSGNDEHRRWLLDTIVEVADARVLKFLKNRFKAGDVSANEAGQTLLIAFNHLAAETDLMEMAKEFLSMPFSKSHPMLWNTVVLSYGSLVYRYCTYEYGPSCPVAVVQPLLDLAIDGLRRNNELDMVLALKAIGNAGHPSSIKTIRRFLPGVSAAPVTLPARVLSAAVQSLRHLAVRDPHSVQDITVSLFVQRHLPTEIRMLACMILFETKPPLALVSTVTAFLLEEADMHVASFSYSLIGSIAKSSTPDNHFLSTACNVAVKILAPKFGRVSYHYSKAMHLDWFNDDFLIGTAAEIFMLKNAASYIPTEIMTKGKFHFIGKILQLVELGFRAEGIKELFRQNIQVFNGHLSYTDFEAIFKVLQDWKKLPGDKPFLSAYTRIFGQEFFFADLNNDLIQSVIMSVSPSAGKESPVWRMIEHLQKGMSWHWTKPFLMFETRYIQATSLGLPLEISKYYNTVTTITVNAKAEISPPLTDRLGQLLTSDVSLVTDGFAGFSKDQFVYHGINTDIFQCGAELKSKTVVAIPWEFSLKMNVKQKTFEIDLPACKKETKLFSVKFDVYAVSRNIEEPSRAKMTPMMPDSVEANKDIEPPKQRYLTSGQKIVKLDIYHPQVKVCAEANIYGAVFCVEFEAMRSHYIDEYPLYYFLGYTNFACTIQPVQSNKPVDKIHIEMNASPTEYPVSVRHLLDTLQKLSKYATKSFHHSSSSSSSRTSHQASFKAKEASASEAWNANSEPVFTIKVLAMSGNKKPEGYEAAAFYTPAAQMDNTQLIVSQIGEEANWKLCTDVNVDKVRQEKLKMHLKWGAECQSYEMSMKTATAHLPGSRPTLKAKIHWKTVPGYMIEVGKSIEKYIPGMAFLLGFYQKHATNAKHEVSALVVAATAGSIATTIKLPDLTVYHQAIAIPIQVTDFEDGQQFMGNSTLEMHKEL from the exons TTCAAACTTGAACTTCGAGGAGTTCAATGGCATCCCAGGGAAGAATGAATTTGAAGCCTCACCAAAGCTTACCAAACGGATTGCTGCCGAGCTCAGCAAACCCTTCATGTTCGAGTACGCCAAGGGACGGGTTGGTGACATTCGCACCTCTGCTGAAATATCTGAAACCATCGTCAATATTGTGAGAGGCATACTTGGGTTCTTCCAAGTCACAGTCAAGACCACCCAAAGAGTGTATGAGCTTGAGGAG ATCGGGATCCATGGATTGTGCCAGAGTACGTATGCAAATGAGGAGGATGCCAACTCCCAAGAATTGTCAGTCACCCAAATTGTTGACATTAATAACTGCAAAAAAAAGGCAGCCATTTGCAGAGGAATGGCACTTGCTGTCGACAACAAACTTTCCAAAGAG AGAGGTGACTCCGTCATTTCAACAGTGAGATATGTCTACACAGTGAAACCAACAGTTGACGGAGGCCTGATCAAAAAGGCTCATGCATTGGAGCGCCAGCATTTCTCCCCATTCAACGTGAAAGGGGGGAACTCCAAACTGCAAGCCAA GAAAGAGCTTGTGCTGCTCAGTGTAACTGACACAGTGGTGACCCCTGCTGTTGGTCCCATGATTAGCCGAGGGAATCTAGTTTACAAGTTTGTGAAAGTGTTGGCCCAAATCCCCATTTTGATGAAGAAGTTGGATGATCCAGTGCacaag ATTGCAGACATGATCAAACGTTTGGCCCAAGCGAACATCTACCAGACGGACAGTGCAACAAGTGAGGATGTTGTTGTTCTTTTCCAACTCCTGCGTGTGACATCGCTAGAAAACCACGAGGTTCTGTGGAAACAGCTCTCAGGGAATGATGAACACAG ACGGTGGCTTTTGGACACGATTGTTGAAGTTGCAGATGCAAGAGTCCTCAAATTCCTGAAGAACAGATTCAAAGCCGGTGATGTATCAGCCAACGAGGCTGGACAAACACTTCTGATCGCATTTAATCATTTAGCAGCAGAGACTGACTTGATGGAGATGGCCAAG GAGTTTCTGTCCATGCCCTTCAGTAAGTCCCACCCAATGCTGTGGAACACTGTGGTGTTGTCCTATGGATCACTGGTCTACAGGTACTGTACCTATGAGTATGGTCCGTCTTGCCCGGTGGCAGTTGTTCAG CCCCTGTTGGACCTGGCGATCGATGGCCTGAGGAGAAACAATGAATTGGACATGGTGCTAGCCCTGAAAGCCATTGGGAATGCAGGCCACCCCTCCAGCATTAAGACCATCAGGCGCTTCCTCCCCGGAGTGTCTGCCGCTCCTGTGACCCTCCCAGCCCGTGTGCTAAGTGCAGCCGTGCAGTCTCTGAGACACCTGGCAGTCAGAGACCCCCACAgc GTCCAGGACATCACAGTGAGCCTGTTTGTGCAGAGGCACCTTCCCACTGAGATCCGTATGCTGGCATGTATGATTCTGTTTGAAACTAAGCCACCTTTGGCTTTGGTGTCTACAGTGACTGCATTCCTATTGGAAGAGGCTGACATGCATGTGGCTAGCTTTTCTTACTCTCTCATTGGGAGCATTGCCAAATCAAGCACTCCGGACAACCACTTCCT CTCAACAGCCTGCAATGTCGCTGTGAAAATCCTGGCCCCTAAATTTGGTCGTGTCAGTTACCACTACAGCAAAGCTATGCACCTAGATTGGTTTAATG ACGACTTCTTGATTGGTACAGCCGCTGAGATCTTCATGCTGAAAAATGCTGCAAGCTACATCCCAACAGAAATAATGACTAAAGGGAAATTCCATTTCATTGGAAAAATATTACAACTTGTGGAG CTTGGCTTCCGTGCTGAGGGAATTAAGGAACTGTTTAGACAGAACATTCAAGTTTTTAATGGCCATCTCAGCTACACTGACTTCGAGGCCATATTCAAAGTG CTGCAAGATTGGAAGAAATTGCCCGGGGATAAGCCTTTTTTGTCTGCCTATACACGAATCTTTGGTCAAGAGTTCTTCTTCGCGGATTTGAACAATGACTTAATTCAGAGTGTTATCATG AGCGTCAGTCCATCTGCAGGCAAAGAGAGCCCAGTCTGGAGAATGATTGAACATCTTCAGAAGGGGATGTCATGGCACTGGACCAAGCCCTTCCTTATGTTTGAGACCCGCTACATCCAAGCCACCTCCCTTGGTCTCCCACTGGAAATCAGCAAATATTataacacagtaacaaccattacCGTCAATG CTAAGGCTGAAATCAGCCCACCACTGACTGATCGCCTGGGACAACTGTTAACCTCAGATGTTTCACTAGTGACTGATGGATTTGCTGG TTTCTCAAAGGACCAATTTGTCTACCATGGGATAAACACTGACATTTTCCAGTGTGGTGCGGAACTGAAGAGTAAAAcagtagttgccataccatggGAATTCAGCTTGAAAATGAatgtcaaacaaaaaacatttgaaatTGACCTTCCTGCTTGCAAAAAGGAGACTAAACTTTTCTCAGTCAA GTTTGACGTATATGCGGTCTCAAGGAATATTGAGGAGCCATCACGTGCTAAAATGACCCCAATGATGCCTGACTCTGTTGAGGCTAATAAGGATATAGAGCCACCTAAGCAAAGATATTTGACCTCCGGACAAAAG ATTGTAAAATTGGACATTTACCATCCACAAGTAAAGGTGTGTGCAGAGGCTAACATCTATGGGGCAGTTTTCTGTGTTGAGTTTGAGGCAATGAGATCACACTACATTGATGAATACCCCCTTTACTACTTCTTGGGATACACCAACTTTGCATGTACAATTCAACCAG TCCAGTCCAACAAACCTGTTGACAAGATTCACATTGAGATGAACGCCAGCCCAACCGAGTACCCAGTTAGTGTCCGCCACCTGCTTGACACCCTGCAGAAGCTTTCCAAG TACGCAACCAAGAGTTTCCATCACTCCTCTAGTTCCTCAAGCAGCAGAACGTCTCATCAAGCAAGCTTCAAAGCCAAAGAAGCTTCTGCTTCTGAG GCTTGGAATGCCAATTCTGAACCAGTGTTCACCATCAAGGTTCTGGCCATGAGTGGCAACAAAAAGCCAGAGGGTTACGAAGCAGCTGCTTTCTACACCCCTGCTGCCCAGATGGACAACACCCAGTTGATCGTGTCTCAGATTGGGGAGGAGGCCAACTGGAAGTTGTGCACGGATGTAAATGTGGATAAGGTCCGGCAGGAGAAGCTAAAG ATGCACCTAAAATGGGGAGCTGAGTGTCAGTCATATGAGATGTCAATGAAAACTGCCACTGCACATCTGCCTGGGTCCAGACCCACTCTGAAGGCCAAGATTCACTGGAAGACTGTTCCAGGATACATGATAGAGGTTGGAAAAAG